One part of the Streptomyces nigra genome encodes these proteins:
- a CDS encoding glycosyltransferase family 2 protein: MTSTPTGARRDFDPSQTTQLRVPTHRTGAFRRIKKTLPKYDYEHYSRLAGPLTQPDPNKPYRVQYRSLISQEPHRIRVALMLAAAPVLSLVLLFWLLQPEHWTERDYPAFDWLPALDIVMLVSIGLIEFFRCMNVLSNAHATLVARDPIPVVPETGTRVAFLTSFVPGKEPLEMVTKTLEAAVKLRHRGLMHVWLLDEGDDPEVKEVCARLGVRHFSRKGIAKWNQAKGPHRAKTKHGNYNAWLDAHGDDYDFFASVDTDHVPLPNYLERMLGFFRDPDVGFVIGPQVYGNYDNFVTKAAESQQFLFHALIQRAGNKYGSPMFVGTSNAVRIKALKQIGGLYDSITEDMATGFEIHRHKNPATGRKWRSVYTPDVLAVGEGPSAWTDFFTQQMRWSRGTYETILKQYWKGWYSLPPSKLFNYTMMIIFYPMSALNWILAALSCALFLGLGASGVNIDPTIWLMLYGNASALQIGLYVWNRRHNVSPHEPEGSGGVAGMVMSALSAPLYAKALIDSMLRKKSKFVVTPKGDSASPDRWFGTFRYHWYFIAIFGASITAGFVYGHSHPAMIIWATFAMLITATPIFAWRYMLRQEKKKPAAHAAPPGGQQDAAPAAGPAVPYQPQPLPAHATPHAPHGQQKPTWAASGSGGNDQTMQIALGGLGGRKE; this comes from the coding sequence ATGACGTCGACGCCGACGGGCGCCCGGCGGGACTTCGACCCGTCACAAACGACCCAGTTGAGGGTGCCAACGCACCGGACCGGGGCCTTTCGCCGGATAAAGAAGACGCTGCCGAAGTACGACTACGAGCACTACAGCCGGCTGGCCGGTCCCCTCACCCAGCCCGACCCGAACAAGCCGTACCGGGTCCAGTACCGCTCGTTGATCTCGCAGGAGCCGCACCGCATCCGGGTCGCCCTGATGCTGGCCGCGGCCCCGGTGCTCTCGCTGGTCCTGCTCTTCTGGCTGCTGCAGCCCGAGCACTGGACCGAGCGGGACTACCCCGCCTTCGACTGGCTGCCGGCGCTCGACATCGTCATGCTCGTCTCGATCGGCCTGATCGAGTTCTTCCGCTGCATGAACGTCCTCTCCAACGCGCACGCCACGCTGGTCGCCCGCGACCCGATCCCGGTGGTGCCGGAGACCGGGACGAGAGTCGCCTTCCTCACCTCCTTCGTGCCCGGCAAGGAGCCGCTGGAGATGGTGACCAAGACCCTGGAGGCGGCCGTCAAGCTGCGCCACCGGGGTCTCATGCACGTCTGGCTGCTCGACGAGGGTGACGACCCCGAGGTCAAGGAGGTGTGCGCCCGCCTCGGTGTGCGCCACTTCTCCCGCAAGGGCATCGCCAAGTGGAACCAGGCCAAGGGCCCGCACCGCGCCAAGACCAAGCACGGCAACTACAACGCCTGGCTCGACGCCCACGGCGACGACTACGACTTCTTCGCGTCCGTCGACACCGACCACGTGCCCCTGCCCAACTACCTGGAGCGGATGCTCGGCTTCTTCCGCGACCCGGACGTCGGCTTCGTCATCGGCCCGCAGGTCTACGGCAACTACGACAACTTCGTCACCAAGGCCGCCGAGTCCCAGCAGTTCCTCTTCCACGCCCTCATCCAGCGCGCGGGCAACAAGTACGGCTCGCCGATGTTCGTGGGTACGTCGAACGCCGTACGCATCAAGGCGCTGAAGCAGATCGGCGGTCTGTACGACTCGATCACCGAGGACATGGCGACCGGCTTCGAGATCCACCGCCACAAGAACCCGGCCACGGGCCGCAAGTGGCGCTCGGTCTACACCCCGGACGTACTCGCCGTCGGTGAGGGCCCGAGCGCCTGGACGGACTTCTTCACCCAGCAGATGCGCTGGTCGCGAGGGACGTACGAGACGATCCTCAAGCAGTACTGGAAGGGCTGGTACTCGCTGCCGCCGAGCAAGCTCTTCAACTACACGATGATGATCATCTTCTACCCGATGTCGGCCCTCAACTGGATCCTGGCCGCGCTGAGCTGCGCGCTGTTCCTGGGTCTTGGCGCCTCGGGTGTGAACATCGACCCCACGATCTGGCTGATGCTGTACGGCAACGCCTCGGCCCTCCAGATCGGCCTGTACGTCTGGAACCGCCGCCACAACGTCTCGCCGCACGAGCCGGAGGGCTCCGGCGGTGTGGCCGGCATGGTGATGTCCGCGCTGTCGGCTCCGCTGTACGCCAAGGCCCTGATCGACTCGATGCTGCGGAAGAAGAGCAAGTTCGTGGTCACGCCCAAGGGCGACTCCGCGAGCCCCGACCGCTGGTTCGGCACCTTCCGGTACCACTGGTACTTCATCGCGATCTTCGGCGCCTCGATCACGGCGGGATTCGTCTACGGACACTCCCACCCGGCGATGATCATCTGGGCGACGTTCGCCATGCTGATCACCGCGACGCCGATCTTCGCCTGGCGCTACATGCTGCGGCAGGAGAAGAAGAAGCCCGCCGCGCACGCTGCCCCGCCCGGCGGACAGCAGGACGCGGCACCGGCGGCCGGCCCGGCGGTCCCGTACCAGCCGCAGCCGCTGCCGGCGCACGCCACGCCGCACGCGCCCCACGGCCAGCAGAAACCGACGTGGGCCGCGTCGGGCAGTGGTGGTAACGACCAGACGATGCAGATCGCCCTTGGTGGACTTGGGGGACGTAAGGAATGA
- a CDS encoding kelch motif-containing protein: MNDRAGRRRARRLAIGTAVVLALAGMNGPWLYRVGTEKYHQYQINRPEYKAENGKWEIVEFPEEYRQNTIHAALLHTGKVLLIAGSGNNQDNFDAKQYDTRIWDPVKGTIKKVPTPNDLFCTGHTQLANGNLLIAGGTKRYEKLKGDVTKAGGLMIVHNENPDKPITLPAGTKFTGKANGKTFVSKDPVLVPRAKKVFDKATGEFLRNDPGLGRIYVEAQKSGAKYETGTQDNYRIQGLSGADARNTYGIAQKLALDKKDFQGIRDAYEFDPVAEKYIKVDPMHEARWYPTLTTLSDGKILSVSGLDDIGQLVPGKNEVYDPKTKKWTYLDKLRQFPTYPALFPMLNGKIFYSGSNAGYGPDDVGRDPGIWDVETNKFTKLPGLSDAKLMETSGTVLLPPAQDEKYMVVGGGGVGESKESSEKTRLIDLKDDSPRFVDGPSLEKGTRYPQTSVLPDDSVLVSGGSEDYRGRGDSDILQAHLYRPGANELDRVADPLVGRNYHSGSILLPDGRVMFFGSDSLYADKANTKPGKFEQRIEIYTPPYLYRDAQPTLSGGPQTIKRGGKGTFTSQHAAAVKNVRLIRPSASTHVTDVDQRSVKLDFQASGDKLTVTVPTNRNLVPSGWYMLFVTDDQGTPSKAQWVRVP; encoded by the coding sequence ATGAACGACCGTGCAGGCCGCCGCCGCGCCCGTCGACTCGCGATAGGCACGGCGGTGGTGCTCGCGCTGGCCGGAATGAACGGGCCGTGGCTCTATCGCGTCGGTACCGAGAAATACCACCAGTACCAGATCAACAGACCCGAATATAAGGCCGAGAACGGCAAGTGGGAGATCGTCGAATTTCCCGAGGAGTACCGCCAGAACACCATCCACGCGGCGCTCCTGCACACCGGCAAGGTGCTGCTCATCGCCGGCTCGGGCAACAACCAGGACAACTTCGACGCGAAGCAGTACGACACCCGGATCTGGGACCCGGTCAAGGGCACCATCAAGAAGGTGCCGACGCCGAACGACCTGTTCTGCACCGGCCACACGCAGCTCGCGAACGGCAATCTGCTGATCGCGGGCGGCACCAAGCGGTACGAGAAGCTCAAGGGTGACGTCACCAAGGCCGGCGGCCTGATGATCGTCCACAACGAGAACCCGGACAAGCCCATCACGCTGCCCGCGGGCACCAAGTTCACCGGCAAGGCGAACGGCAAGACGTTCGTCTCCAAGGACCCGGTGCTGGTGCCGCGCGCCAAGAAGGTGTTCGACAAGGCGACCGGCGAGTTCCTGCGCAACGACCCCGGTCTCGGCCGGATCTACGTCGAGGCGCAGAAGTCCGGCGCCAAGTACGAGACGGGCACGCAGGACAACTACCGCATCCAGGGCCTGTCGGGCGCGGACGCGCGCAACACGTACGGCATCGCGCAGAAGCTCGCCCTCGACAAGAAGGACTTCCAGGGCATCCGGGACGCCTACGAGTTCGACCCGGTCGCCGAGAAGTACATCAAGGTCGACCCGATGCACGAGGCCCGCTGGTACCCGACGCTCACCACCCTGAGCGACGGCAAGATCCTCAGCGTCTCCGGCCTCGACGACATCGGGCAGCTGGTGCCGGGCAAGAACGAGGTGTACGACCCGAAGACCAAGAAGTGGACGTACCTCGACAAGCTCCGGCAGTTCCCGACGTACCCGGCGCTCTTCCCGATGTTGAACGGCAAGATCTTCTACTCGGGGTCGAACGCCGGTTACGGTCCCGACGACGTGGGCCGTGACCCGGGCATCTGGGACGTGGAGACCAACAAGTTCACCAAGCTGCCCGGCCTGAGCGACGCCAAGCTGATGGAGACGTCCGGCACGGTGCTGCTGCCGCCGGCGCAGGACGAGAAGTACATGGTGGTCGGCGGCGGTGGCGTCGGCGAGTCCAAGGAGTCCAGCGAGAAGACCCGGCTGATCGACCTGAAGGACGACAGCCCGCGGTTCGTGGACGGGCCGTCGCTGGAGAAGGGCACGCGCTATCCGCAGACCTCGGTGCTGCCGGACGACTCCGTGCTGGTGTCGGGCGGTTCGGAGGACTACCGGGGCCGCGGCGACTCCGACATCCTCCAGGCGCATCTGTACCGGCCGGGCGCGAACGAGCTCGACCGGGTCGCCGATCCGCTGGTGGGCCGCAACTACCACTCGGGCTCGATCCTGCTGCCCGACGGCCGCGTGATGTTCTTCGGCTCCGACTCGCTCTACGCGGACAAGGCCAACACCAAGCCGGGCAAGTTCGAGCAGCGCATCGAGATCTACACGCCGCCGTATCTGTACCGGGACGCGCAGCCGACGCTTTCGGGCGGCCCGCAGACCATCAAGCGCGGTGGGAAGGGCACCTTCACCTCGCAGCACGCGGCGGCCGTGAAGAACGTACGGCTGATCCGGCCGAGCGCGTCCACGCACGTCACGGACGTCGATCAGCGGTCGGTGAAGCTGGACTTCCAGGCGTCGGGCGACAAGCTCACGGTGACCGTGCCGACGAACCGCAATCTGGTGCCGTCGGGCTGGTACATGCTGTTCGTGACGGACGACCAGGGCACGCCGTCCAAGGCGCAGTGGGTCCGGGTGCCGTAG
- a CDS encoding glycoside hydrolase family 6 protein, translating into MYQKRGAWGVARARTSAVLLGAALLIAGCSSGDDGDTPDGENAAGISQQPKEKNPFWVNPDGNAAQQVAAYEKDGKKEDAEQIRKIAEQPTGEWIGPEKPEDEARGYTTAAAKADRTALLVLYNIPHRDCGQYSQGGAADGDTYREWIDGVAKGIGDRGATVVLEPDAVLHLVDGCTPDEFHEERYDLLKGAIAKLKSLKNTKVYLDAGNAGWGHPDQIFEPLKWAGIDQADGFAVNVSNFYTTKDSIAYGKELSARVGDKPFVVDTSRNGNGPYTGGDPNERWCNPPGRALGEAPTTKTPDPLVDAFVWVKRPGESDGECKGGPKAGEWWAKYALTLAKASK; encoded by the coding sequence ATGTACCAGAAGAGGGGGGCCTGGGGAGTCGCTCGCGCGCGGACGTCCGCGGTGCTGCTGGGGGCGGCACTGCTGATCGCGGGGTGTTCCTCCGGGGACGACGGCGACACACCGGACGGCGAGAACGCCGCGGGGATCAGCCAACAGCCCAAGGAGAAGAACCCGTTCTGGGTGAACCCGGACGGGAACGCGGCCCAGCAGGTGGCCGCCTACGAGAAGGACGGCAAGAAGGAGGACGCCGAGCAGATCCGCAAGATCGCGGAGCAGCCGACCGGCGAGTGGATCGGCCCGGAGAAGCCGGAGGACGAGGCCCGCGGCTACACCACGGCCGCCGCCAAGGCGGACCGCACCGCGCTGCTGGTCCTCTACAACATCCCGCACCGCGACTGCGGCCAGTACTCCCAGGGCGGCGCCGCCGACGGCGACACCTACCGGGAGTGGATCGACGGGGTCGCCAAGGGCATCGGCGACCGGGGCGCCACGGTCGTACTGGAGCCGGACGCCGTGCTGCACCTGGTGGACGGCTGCACCCCGGACGAGTTCCACGAGGAGCGCTACGACCTGCTCAAGGGCGCCATCGCCAAGCTGAAGTCCCTGAAGAACACGAAGGTCTACCTGGACGCCGGCAACGCCGGCTGGGGGCACCCGGACCAGATCTTCGAGCCGCTGAAGTGGGCGGGCATCGACCAGGCCGACGGCTTCGCGGTGAACGTCTCGAACTTCTACACGACCAAGGACTCCATCGCGTACGGCAAGGAGCTCTCCGCACGCGTGGGCGACAAGCCGTTCGTCGTGGACACCAGCCGCAACGGCAACGGCCCCTACACGGGCGGTGATCCGAACGAGCGCTGGTGCAACCCGCCGGGCCGCGCGCTCGGCGAGGCCCCGACGACGAAGACGCCGGACCCGCTGGTCGACGCCTTCGTCTGGGTCAAGCGGCCCGGGGAGTCGGACGGCGAGTGCAAGGGCGGACCGAAGGCCGGCGAGTGGTGGGCGAAGTACGCGCTCACGCTGGCCAAGGCCAGCAAGTGA
- a CDS encoding class F sortase, which produces MTAQHGRTGLGGRVLTGTVWAALLLGLWLWGWEVTDVRPRPSAPPTAGTLIPAGPPPHVRLPPAARPLGDAVPQRIEIPSLGVRAPVVARGLDAHGAIDPPPYRQAAAVGWYAAGTAPGAAGPALMVGHADTETRPAVFHRLAALRPGARVRVLRADGEVAEFTVDDVRVVERDRFDARQAYGPHHPGRPELRLLSCAGVFDRATRTYAANVVVSAYLTGRG; this is translated from the coding sequence GTGACCGCGCAACACGGACGCACCGGCCTCGGCGGCCGCGTGCTGACCGGCACGGTCTGGGCGGCGCTGCTGCTCGGGCTGTGGCTGTGGGGCTGGGAGGTCACCGACGTCCGGCCGCGCCCGTCCGCCCCGCCCACGGCCGGCACCCTCATCCCCGCCGGCCCGCCGCCCCACGTACGGCTGCCGCCCGCCGCGCGGCCGCTCGGCGACGCCGTGCCGCAGCGGATCGAGATCCCGTCGCTCGGCGTGCGCGCCCCCGTCGTCGCCCGCGGCCTGGACGCGCACGGCGCGATCGACCCGCCCCCGTACCGGCAGGCGGCCGCCGTCGGCTGGTACGCGGCCGGTACGGCGCCCGGGGCGGCCGGGCCCGCGCTGATGGTCGGGCACGCCGACACCGAGACCCGCCCGGCCGTCTTCCACCGGCTCGCCGCGCTCCGGCCGGGCGCCCGGGTGCGGGTGCTGCGCGCAGACGGCGAGGTCGCCGAGTTCACCGTGGACGACGTCCGCGTGGTGGAGCGCGACCGGTTCGACGCCCGGCAGGCGTACGGACCACACCACCCGGGCCGCCCCGAACTGCGGCTGCTCAGCTGCGCCGGGGTCTTCGACCGGGCCACCCGCACGTACGCGGCGAACGTGGTCGTCTCCGCCTATCTCACCGGCCGCGGATAG
- a CDS encoding HAD-IIA family hydrolase produces MADRKPIESWLTDMDGVLIHEGVPIPGADAFITKLRDSGRPFLVLTNNSIYTPRDLHARLNRMGLNVPLENIWTSALATAQFLDDQRPGGSAYVIGEAGLTTALHDIGYILTDHEPDYVVLGETRTYSFEAMTKAVRLINAGARFICTNPDETGPSAEGPLPATGAVAALITKATGKQPYFAGKPNPLMMRTGLNAIGAHSETSAMIGDRMDTDVLAGMEAGMQTFLVLTGLTRPEQVEHFPYRPSQVVDSIADLVERI; encoded by the coding sequence ATGGCAGACCGCAAGCCCATCGAGTCCTGGCTCACCGACATGGACGGCGTCCTCATCCACGAGGGCGTCCCGATCCCCGGCGCCGACGCGTTCATCACCAAGCTCCGCGACTCCGGCAGGCCCTTCCTCGTCCTCACCAACAACTCGATCTACACCCCGCGCGACCTGCACGCCCGCCTGAACCGCATGGGCCTGAACGTGCCGCTGGAGAACATCTGGACGTCCGCGCTGGCCACCGCCCAGTTCCTGGACGACCAGCGGCCCGGCGGCTCGGCGTACGTCATCGGCGAGGCCGGTCTGACCACCGCGCTGCACGACATCGGGTACATCCTCACCGACCACGAGCCGGACTACGTCGTCCTCGGCGAGACCCGCACCTACTCCTTCGAGGCCATGACCAAGGCGGTCCGGCTCATCAACGCCGGCGCCCGCTTCATCTGCACCAACCCCGACGAGACCGGGCCCTCCGCCGAAGGCCCGCTGCCCGCGACCGGCGCGGTCGCCGCGCTGATCACCAAGGCGACCGGCAAGCAGCCGTACTTCGCGGGCAAGCCCAACCCGTTGATGATGCGGACCGGCCTCAACGCCATCGGCGCCCACTCCGAGACCAGCGCCATGATCGGCGACCGGATGGACACCGACGTCCTGGCCGGCATGGAGGCCGGCATGCAGACGTTCCTGGTGCTCACCGGGCTGACCCGGCCCGAGCAGGTGGAGCACTTCCCGTACCGGCCGTCCCAGGTCGTCGACTCCATCGCGGACCTGGTCGAGCGGATCTGA
- a CDS encoding ROK family transcriptional regulator, with protein sequence MGGVNRTESGAGGVNLGALRSHNTALVLDLLRTAGPDGISRLELAERTGLTPQAVSKITARLREDGLAAEAGRRASTGGKPRTVLRLVPDAGHAVGVHLDRDELTVVLCDLTGAVVARRAAPLDLGADADSVVDRLVAEVNGLVSGAARPGPVLGVGVALPGPLDHRRGVLHRVTGFPEWNGFPLRSVLLRRLSLPVVVDKDTNAAALALAVGPPETAGTSFAYLHFGAGLGGGLVIGGTVHRGTRTGAGEFGHQVVQLDGPPCGCGNRGCVEALCLAAVARGDTAEAARVLGTAAGNLVALLDVDLVLLGGRTVAAAPDTFVDGVTAVLDARAARAGEEAIPVRLAPTAADAVAEGAAQLLLAPLFGRAEG encoded by the coding sequence ATGGGAGGCGTGAACAGGACGGAAAGCGGGGCCGGCGGGGTGAACCTGGGCGCCCTGCGCAGCCACAACACCGCGCTCGTGCTCGATCTGCTGCGCACGGCCGGCCCCGACGGCATCAGCCGACTCGAACTCGCCGAGCGCACCGGGCTCACCCCGCAGGCGGTCAGCAAGATCACGGCCCGGCTGCGGGAGGACGGCCTCGCGGCGGAGGCCGGCCGCCGGGCCTCCACCGGCGGCAAGCCGCGCACCGTGCTGCGGCTCGTCCCCGACGCCGGGCACGCGGTCGGCGTCCACCTCGACCGGGACGAGCTGACCGTGGTGCTCTGCGATCTGACCGGCGCCGTCGTGGCCCGGCGCGCCGCCCCGCTGGACCTCGGCGCCGACGCGGACTCGGTCGTCGACCGGCTGGTGGCCGAGGTGAACGGGCTGGTGTCCGGGGCCGCCCGGCCGGGCCCGGTGCTCGGTGTCGGCGTAGCGCTGCCCGGGCCGCTCGACCACCGGCGCGGCGTCCTGCACCGCGTCACCGGGTTCCCGGAGTGGAACGGCTTCCCGCTGCGCAGCGTGCTGCTGCGCCGCCTGTCGCTGCCCGTCGTCGTGGACAAGGACACCAACGCCGCCGCCCTCGCCCTCGCCGTCGGCCCCCCGGAGACGGCCGGCACCTCGTTCGCCTATCTGCACTTCGGGGCCGGCCTCGGCGGCGGGCTGGTCATCGGCGGCACCGTGCACCGGGGCACCCGCACGGGCGCCGGGGAGTTCGGGCACCAGGTGGTCCAGCTGGACGGCCCGCCCTGCGGCTGCGGCAACCGCGGCTGCGTCGAGGCCCTGTGCCTGGCCGCCGTCGCCCGGGGCGACACCGCGGAGGCGGCCCGCGTCCTCGGCACGGCCGCCGGCAACCTCGTCGCACTTCTCGACGTCGACCTCGTCCTTCTCGGCGGCCGTACGGTCGCCGCCGCCCCGGACACCTTCGTCGACGGCGTCACCGCAGTCCTCGACGCCCGCGCCGCCCGAGCCGGCGAGGAAGCGATCCCGGTCCGCCTGGCCCCGACGGCGGCCGACGCAGTGGCAGAGGGCGCGGCCCAACTTCTGCTCGCCCCACTGTTCGGCCGCGCGGAGGGGTGA
- a CDS encoding Gfo/Idh/MocA family oxidoreductase: MSATPLRVGLVGYGLAGSVFHAPLIATTEGLTLDTVVTSNPERQRQARAEHPDVRVAASPDELLARAGDLDLLVVASPNKTHVPLATAALKAGLPVVVDKPLAGTAAEARELAALAEERGLLLSVFQNRRWDNDFLTLRRLLEDGELGDVWRFESRFERWRPQTKGGWRESGDPAEIGGLLYDLGSHVVDQALVLFGPVTQVYAEADVRRPGAETDDDTFLALTHAGGVRSHLYVSATTAQLGPRFRVLGSKAGYVKHGLDPQEAALREGRRPGDGADWGTEPEELYGRLGAGESPVTGGGSPVPTVPGDYPAYYAAVAAALRDGGPNPVTALEAAAALDVLEAARRSARDGVTVTL, translated from the coding sequence ATGAGTGCTACTCCCCTCCGCGTGGGCCTCGTCGGCTACGGCCTGGCCGGCTCGGTCTTCCACGCCCCGCTGATCGCCACCACCGAGGGGCTCACCCTCGACACGGTGGTCACCTCGAACCCCGAGCGGCAGCGGCAGGCCCGCGCCGAGCACCCGGACGTGCGCGTCGCCGCCTCGCCGGACGAGCTGCTCGCCCGCGCCGGCGACCTCGACCTGCTCGTCGTCGCGTCCCCGAACAAGACGCACGTCCCGCTCGCCACCGCCGCCCTGAAGGCGGGCCTGCCGGTCGTCGTGGACAAGCCGCTCGCCGGCACCGCGGCCGAGGCCCGCGAGCTGGCGGCGCTGGCCGAGGAGCGCGGCCTGCTGCTCTCCGTCTTCCAGAACCGCCGCTGGGACAACGACTTCCTCACCCTGCGCCGACTTCTCGAGGACGGCGAGCTGGGCGACGTCTGGCGCTTCGAGTCGCGCTTCGAGCGCTGGCGCCCGCAGACCAAGGGCGGCTGGCGGGAGTCCGGCGACCCCGCAGAGATCGGAGGTCTGCTCTACGACCTCGGCAGCCATGTCGTCGACCAGGCCCTCGTCCTCTTCGGCCCGGTCACCCAGGTGTACGCCGAGGCCGACGTCCGCCGCCCCGGCGCCGAGACCGACGACGACACCTTCCTCGCCCTGACGCACGCCGGCGGCGTCCGCTCCCACCTGTACGTCTCCGCCACGACCGCCCAGCTCGGCCCCCGCTTCCGGGTGCTGGGCTCGAAGGCCGGGTACGTCAAGCACGGCCTGGACCCGCAGGAGGCGGCGCTGCGCGAGGGCCGGCGTCCCGGCGACGGCGCCGACTGGGGCACCGAGCCCGAGGAGCTGTACGGCCGGCTGGGCGCCGGCGAGTCCCCGGTCACGGGCGGCGGCAGTCCCGTACCGACCGTGCCCGGCGACTACCCCGCGTACTACGCGGCCGTCGCGGCGGCCCTGCGCGACGGCGGCCCCAACCCGGTGACCGCCCTGGAGGCGGCCGCCGCCCTGGACGTACTGGAGGCGGCGCGACGCTCCGCCCGTGACGGAGTGACGGTGACCCTGTGA
- a CDS encoding heme-degrading domain-containing protein → MTHTSGPTPKFQPELTPSLEELEAQERRLVFPRFTYEDAWALGSLLVELARERQAPVAVDIHRAGQQLFHAALPGSTPDNDAWIARKRRVVERYGASSYLVGARCRAKGTTFEDSSRLDPDVYAAHGGSFPITVEGVGVVGAVTVSGLPQLADHRMVVEALETFLAKQ, encoded by the coding sequence GTGACGCACACGAGCGGACCGACCCCGAAGTTCCAGCCCGAGCTGACGCCCTCCCTGGAGGAGCTGGAGGCCCAGGAACGGCGCCTGGTCTTCCCCCGGTTCACCTATGAGGACGCCTGGGCGCTGGGCTCCCTGCTGGTGGAGCTGGCCCGGGAGCGGCAGGCCCCGGTCGCCGTCGACATCCACCGCGCCGGCCAGCAGCTCTTCCACGCCGCGCTGCCGGGCTCGACGCCCGACAACGACGCCTGGATCGCCCGTAAGCGCCGGGTCGTGGAGCGCTACGGCGCCTCCTCGTACCTGGTGGGCGCCCGGTGCCGCGCCAAGGGGACGACGTTCGAGGACTCCTCGCGGCTGGACCCCGACGTCTACGCGGCCCACGGCGGCTCGTTCCCGATCACCGTCGAGGGCGTCGGCGTGGTCGGCGCGGTCACGGTGAGCGGACTGCCGCAGCTGGCAGACCACCGGATGGTGGTGGAGGCGCTGGAGACCTTCCTGGCGAAGCAGTAG
- a CDS encoding fumarylacetoacetate hydrolase family protein has translation MKLLRVGTAGSERPALLDAEGILRDLSGLVPDIDGPLLADPAALGRVRAAAGTGELPALDPEGLRIGPPLARIGKIVCIGLNYHDHARETGAEPPSEPVVFFKAPDTVVGPDDTVLVPRGSAKTDWEVELAVVIGRTARYLESAEEGLAHVAGYAVAHDVSEREFQIERGGTWDKGKNCETFNPLGPWLVTADEVPDPQDLALRLWVNGELKQDGTTAEQIFPVGEVVRYVSHFMTLYPGDVINTGTPAGVALGRPEPKPYLRAGDVVELEIEGLGRQRQEFEQA, from the coding sequence ATGAAGCTGCTGCGCGTCGGTACGGCCGGATCGGAGCGGCCCGCGCTGCTCGACGCCGAGGGGATCCTGCGGGACCTGTCGGGCCTCGTCCCGGACATCGACGGACCGCTGCTCGCCGACCCCGCGGCGCTCGGCCGCGTCCGCGCCGCCGCCGGCACGGGCGAGCTGCCCGCGCTGGACCCGGAGGGGCTGCGGATCGGGCCGCCGCTCGCGCGGATCGGCAAGATCGTGTGCATCGGCCTCAACTACCACGACCACGCCCGCGAGACCGGCGCCGAGCCGCCGTCCGAGCCGGTCGTCTTCTTCAAGGCGCCGGACACGGTCGTCGGCCCCGACGACACCGTGCTGGTGCCGCGCGGGTCGGCCAAGACGGACTGGGAGGTGGAGCTGGCGGTCGTCATCGGCCGTACGGCCCGCTATCTGGAGTCCGCCGAGGAGGGGCTCGCGCATGTCGCCGGGTACGCGGTGGCGCACGACGTGTCCGAACGGGAGTTCCAGATCGAGCGGGGCGGCACCTGGGACAAGGGCAAGAACTGCGAGACGTTCAACCCGCTCGGGCCGTGGCTGGTGACCGCCGACGAGGTGCCCGACCCGCAGGACCTGGCGCTGCGGCTGTGGGTCAACGGCGAGCTGAAGCAGGACGGCACGACCGCCGAGCAGATCTTCCCGGTGGGGGAGGTCGTGCGGTACGTCAGCCACTTCATGACCCTGTACCCCGGGGACGTCATCAACACGGGGACCCCGGCGGGCGTCGCGCTGGGGCGGCCCGAGCCGAAGCCGTATCTGCGGGCCGGGGACGTGGTGGAGCTGGAGATCGAGGGGCTGGGCCGGCAGCGGCAGGAGTTCGAGCAGGCGTGA
- a CDS encoding YidC/Oxa1 family membrane protein insertase, which translates to MSVFADLVQRLADLLTPLFGATAAAAAIVLFTALVRLLVHPLSRAAARGQKARTELQPKIAELRKRHGKNPERLQRAIVELHTKEKVSPLAGCLPGLFQLPAFFLLYHLFSNTTIGGHANELLSHALFAAPLGDRWADALGAGGALGPAGLVYLALFLLVAVVAVFNYRRTKRMMAANPVAPVADGQAVPGMGAMGAMTKVMPFMSFLTLFTVAVVPLAAALYVVTSTTWSAIERAALYR; encoded by the coding sequence ATGTCCGTTTTCGCCGACCTCGTTCAGCGGCTCGCCGATCTGCTCACCCCGCTGTTCGGTGCCACCGCGGCCGCCGCCGCGATCGTCCTGTTCACCGCGCTCGTACGACTGCTCGTGCACCCCCTGTCCCGGGCCGCCGCGCGCGGGCAGAAGGCGCGCACCGAGCTCCAGCCGAAGATCGCCGAGCTGCGCAAGCGGCACGGGAAGAACCCCGAGCGGCTCCAACGGGCCATCGTCGAACTGCACACCAAGGAGAAGGTGTCCCCGCTGGCCGGCTGTCTGCCGGGCCTGTTCCAGCTGCCCGCCTTCTTCCTCCTCTACCACCTCTTCTCCAACACCACGATCGGCGGTCACGCCAACGAGCTGCTGTCCCACGCGCTGTTCGCCGCGCCCCTCGGCGACCGCTGGGCCGACGCGCTCGGCGCCGGTGGGGCCCTCGGCCCGGCCGGGCTGGTCTACCTCGCGCTGTTCCTGCTGGTCGCCGTGGTCGCCGTCTTCAACTACCGGCGTACGAAGCGGATGATGGCCGCCAACCCGGTGGCGCCCGTGGCCGACGGGCAGGCCGTGCCCGGCATGGGGGCGATGGGCGCGATGACGAAGGTCATGCCGTTCATGTCCTTCCTCACCCTCTTCACCGTCGCCGTGGTGCCGCTGGCCGCCGCCCTCTACGTGGTGACCAGCACCACCTGGAGCGCCATCGAGCGCGCCGCCCTCTACCGATGA